From Jeotgalibaca dankookensis, one genomic window encodes:
- a CDS encoding class I SAM-dependent methyltransferase: MVNIGKLEGLFNQFDEAVGLLQTAIDVSYVEALTETLQNVAYEGKAQQLEGLPSDEVVAKLNRLYRKMKWDELSREDVRKLVQLGFIKAIRVDKIQSNHQMTPDTIAFLLAYFIGAIKNDPTEALHIHDLAVGTGNLLMIVMDYLGKRGNKVTAEAVDNDDLLIALASNHAHLQKWDQAISFNHSDSLQELLIKPADLAVTDLPVGYYPVSERANKFSTSFEEGYSYAHFLLIEQQLKYLKDGGWGFFIVPKNLIESDKEGVFMNWLKGNAYLQGMLQLPESLFHSEQMQKSILILQKKGNQARQVDEVLLGSIPNIKDAKRMQAFLGQFNNWVK, from the coding sequence ATGGTAAATATTGGAAAATTAGAAGGTTTATTTAATCAATTTGATGAAGCGGTCGGGTTGCTGCAAACAGCAATCGATGTATCTTATGTAGAAGCATTAACTGAGACCCTTCAAAATGTTGCCTATGAGGGTAAAGCCCAGCAGTTGGAGGGGTTACCGTCAGATGAAGTAGTAGCGAAATTAAATCGGCTCTATCGAAAAATGAAATGGGACGAGCTTTCACGTGAAGATGTTCGTAAGTTAGTCCAACTAGGTTTTATTAAAGCAATTCGAGTAGATAAGATTCAATCCAATCATCAAATGACTCCTGATACAATTGCTTTTTTACTCGCGTATTTCATAGGAGCCATTAAGAATGATCCGACTGAGGCCTTACATATTCATGATTTAGCAGTTGGGACAGGTAATTTATTGATGATAGTCATGGATTACTTAGGAAAACGTGGTAACAAGGTTACTGCTGAGGCAGTCGATAATGATGATTTATTAATTGCACTGGCATCTAACCATGCTCACTTACAAAAGTGGGACCAAGCGATTAGCTTTAATCATTCAGATAGTCTGCAAGAGCTATTAATCAAGCCAGCGGATCTGGCCGTAACAGATTTACCGGTTGGTTATTATCCCGTGTCCGAACGTGCAAATAAATTTTCGACTTCTTTTGAAGAAGGATATTCATATGCGCACTTTCTTCTCATTGAGCAACAGCTTAAGTATTTAAAAGATGGTGGGTGGGGATTTTTTATCGTTCCAAAAAATCTAATTGAGAGCGATAAAGAAGGTGTCTTTATGAATTGGCTGAAAGGGAATGCTTATCTTCAAGGAATGTTACAGCTTCCTGAGAGTCTCTTTCATTCTGAACAAATGCAAAAATCAATTTTGATTTTGCAAAAGAAGGGAAACCAAGCCAGACAAGTAGATGAAGTCTTATTAGG